A section of the Candidatus Nitrosacidococcus sp. I8 genome encodes:
- the pth gene encoding aminoacyl-tRNA hydrolase has product MSLTPWALIGLGNPGEKYTYTRHNVGFWWLNFLAKNLAAYFKIESKFFGEYVHINWHGHNLLLLKPTTFMNHSGQAVFALLNYYKVPLNQLLIIHDELDLPPGVARIKREGGHGGHNGLRDIISHLNQKNFLRLRLGIGHPKVKQDVVNYVLNPPSLLDQQVIEEAIGRSVEIIPTVLAGEIEKAMHQLHSTN; this is encoded by the coding sequence ATGAGTTTAACCCCCTGGGCACTCATTGGATTAGGTAATCCTGGGGAGAAATATACTTATACTCGCCACAATGTAGGATTTTGGTGGCTAAATTTTCTAGCAAAAAATCTAGCCGCTTACTTTAAGATAGAATCCAAATTTTTTGGGGAATATGTCCATATTAACTGGCATGGTCATAATTTACTATTGCTTAAACCTACCACTTTTATGAATCATAGCGGGCAAGCAGTATTTGCTCTTTTAAATTATTATAAGGTCCCTCTCAATCAATTACTTATCATCCATGACGAATTAGATTTACCTCCAGGAGTAGCTCGCATTAAGAGAGAAGGTGGGCATGGTGGGCATAATGGTTTAAGAGATATTATTAGCCATCTTAATCAAAAGAATTTTCTCCGCTTACGCTTAGGTATAGGGCATCCTAAAGTAAAACAAGATGTAGTAAATTATGTATTAAATCCGCCATCATTATTAGATCAGCAGGTTATTGAGGAAGCTATAGGCAGGAGTGTAGAGATTATTCCTACAGTCTTGGCTGGAGAGATAGAAAAAGCGATGCATCAACTACACAGCACTAATTAA
- a CDS encoding 50S ribosomal protein L25/general stress protein Ctc: MENIFQLSANIRNTQGKGASRRLRRAGKVPAILYGAEKPSISLVFDHNILTQHLGHEAFYSHILTIDVSGKKESVVLKALQRAPQNPNKLVHMDLLRVSATHKLSMHVPLHFIGHDAAPAVKRDGGVVSHQLNEVEISCYAKDLPEYIQVDITDLEVGKSLHLADLKLPEGVEIPSLKLGEDHNQPVVTIHKPKTSTSDSDGEEPAE; this comes from the coding sequence ATGGAGAATATATTTCAATTAAGTGCAAATATCCGTAATACACAAGGTAAAGGGGCGAGCCGCCGCCTCCGTCGTGCAGGCAAAGTGCCTGCTATTCTATATGGTGCTGAAAAACCATCTATTTCACTAGTTTTTGATCATAATATATTGACTCAGCACCTAGGGCATGAGGCGTTTTATTCTCATATACTCACAATTGATGTAAGTGGAAAAAAAGAAAGTGTGGTACTTAAAGCCTTACAAAGAGCACCTCAAAACCCTAATAAATTAGTTCACATGGATTTATTAAGGGTAAGTGCTACCCATAAGTTATCTATGCATGTTCCTCTACACTTTATCGGTCATGATGCAGCTCCAGCAGTAAAACGAGATGGGGGTGTCGTATCTCACCAACTAAATGAAGTAGAAATTAGCTGCTATGCAAAAGATTTACCTGAATATATTCAAGTAGATATTACTGATTTAGAAGTAGGTAAATCGTTGCATTTAGCTGATTTAAAACTACCAGAAGGGGTAGAAATTCCATCCCTGAAATTAGGGGAAGATCATAATCAGCCTGTAGTTACTATTCATAAGCCAAAAACATCTACTAGCGATTCTGATGGAGAAGAACCTGCTGAGTAA
- a CDS encoding ribose-phosphate pyrophosphokinase, translated as MLILSGNAHPQLARDIASYLGLPLTKALVGQFSDGEVMVELMESVRGKDVFIIQPTCAPTNDNLMELLILVDAVRRSSAKRITAVIPYFGYSRQDRRPRSARVPISARVVANMITVAGIDRVLMVDLHSEQIQGFFNLPVDNVYASPILLSDVWKHEYPNLMVVSPDVGGVVRARALAKQLEVELAIIDKRRPRPNQAKIMHIIGDVKNRTCVLVDDLVDTAGTLCEAARALKQNGAERVIAYCTHPVLSGLAINNIEQSMLDELVVTDTIPLHKEAFNCKKIRQLSVAEILAETIYRINTEESVSSIFVE; from the coding sequence ATGCTAATCCTAAGTGGAAATGCTCACCCACAGCTTGCTAGAGACATAGCATCTTACCTAGGTCTTCCTCTAACAAAGGCACTTGTTGGTCAGTTTAGTGATGGGGAAGTTATGGTGGAGCTCATGGAGAGTGTACGAGGTAAGGATGTTTTTATTATTCAGCCAACCTGTGCACCTACTAATGATAATTTGATGGAGTTACTAATATTAGTAGATGCAGTTCGTCGCTCCTCAGCTAAAAGAATAACTGCAGTCATTCCTTATTTTGGTTATTCTAGGCAAGATCGAAGACCTAGATCAGCAAGAGTACCAATTAGTGCCAGAGTAGTTGCTAACATGATTACAGTTGCTGGTATTGATAGAGTACTTATGGTAGATCTTCACTCTGAGCAAATCCAAGGTTTTTTTAATCTACCTGTAGATAATGTCTATGCATCACCAATTTTACTAAGCGATGTTTGGAAGCATGAATATCCTAATCTAATGGTAGTTTCTCCAGATGTAGGTGGCGTTGTTAGGGCACGGGCACTCGCAAAGCAGCTAGAAGTTGAATTAGCAATTATTGATAAGCGCCGACCTCGCCCTAATCAAGCTAAAATAATGCATATTATTGGGGATGTGAAAAATCGTACCTGTGTGCTAGTTGACGATCTTGTTGATACGGCGGGTACTCTATGTGAAGCAGCACGGGCACTTAAACAAAATGGGGCAGAACGGGTGATTGCTTACTGTACCCATCCTGTGCTTTCAGGATTAGCAATTAATAATATTGAGCAATCTATGTTAGATGAATTAGTAGTCACAGATACTATTCCTTTGCATAAGGAAGCTTTCAATTGCAAGAAGATTCGACAGCTTAGTGTTGCTGAAATTTTAGCTGAAACCATATATCGAATAAATACTGAAGAATCTGTGAGTTCTATATTCGTAGAATAG